AAATCAGCCCAGATTGGTGCTGCAACACCACCACCAGTGGCATTGTGGAATATGGTCTTTTTTTGGTCGTAACCGACCCAGATGCCACAAACACAATCCGGAGTATAACCAATAAACCAGGTGTCAGTATAATCGTCAGTAGTGCCGGTTTTTCCTGCTGCCGGATAGCTAAACCCGAGTTTTCGGATTGCATAGCCGGTTCCCTCATCAATCACACTTTTAAGCATGTTGGTAACAACATAAGCCACATTAGAATTGATTACTGGAGTAATCTCAATCGTATTTTCTTCAATAGTATGGCCATCAGCATCAGTTATTTTAAGAATGTAGATTGGTTTTGTTTTATATCCACCATCGGCTAAGACACAAAAGGCTGAAGTCATATCAATTAATGACACATCACACGAACCAAGTGCTAAAGAATAAACTGGTTGCAGTCGCGTATTTATACCCATTCGAGTAGCATATTGAACTACAACTTCAGGACTGATTTTACTTATTAGTCGTACCGCTACCACATTGCGGGATAATGCTAAGGCACGACGCAGGGTCATTTTGCCCATAAAGCGGTGGTCAAAGTTTACTGGAACATAAGGTTCAGGAACACCTGGGATTGTGATGGAAAATGGTTCGTCTAATTCTAAATCTGCTGGTGTAAAACCTTGGTCAATTGCTGCGGTATAGACAAAAGGTTTGAAGGCTGAACCAGCCTGGCGTTTTGCTTGTGTTGCCCGGTTAAAAGGACTTTGTCGAAAATCTCGACCGCCAACCATTGCTCGAATATAGCCGGTTTTAGGGTCAATTGCGACTAAAGCGCCTTGCAGATAATTGGGCTTTAAGAGCGTATCCTTTGTGACAAGTGAATCATAGCGCAATTTTTTATGAGGAAGATTGTAATCCTTTTCAATTCGTTCCAGATTAGTTAATAATGCTTGGTTTGCACTTTGTTGCATATCTAAATCCAAAGTGGTATATACAGTAGCGCCACTTTTATAAATGAAGTCATCGCCATAACGAGTCGATAAGTATTTTCTTATTTCCTCAACAAAATACGGTGCTTCATTTTTGAATCCGGTTTTGGGTAATACACCGAGTGGCGCAGATAGTGCTTTTTCTAATTGAGTTTGGGAAATTTTTTTGTTTTTGTAAAGCATTCTTAAAAAGAGATTTCGTCGTTTTAATGCGGCTGATGGATTTACATACGGAGAATAAAGATGAGGAGCTTTGGGCAAAGCAGCAATGAGGGCACATTCCGGTAAGGTAAGGTCTTTTACCGATTTGTTAAAATAGGTTTGGGCTGCGGCTTCAACACCGTAAACCCCATGTCCAAAATATACTTGATTTAAGTAAAGTTCTAAAATTTCATCTTTAGAGTAATTCCGTTCCAGTTCAAAGGCTAATAACGCTTCTTTTATTTTGCGACTAATAGTTTTTTCTTGAGTTAAAAACATATTGCGTGCCAATTGTTGAGTGATTGTGCTTGCACCTTGGGCAAATCGTAATGATTTTAGGTTACGAAGCGTTGCGCCAAAAAATCGAATTATATCGATGCCCCAGTGGGAATAAAATCTTTTATCTTCGACAATAATTAAAGCGTCTTTCAACATCTGAGGAATCTGGTTCAAAGGTACTGGGGTTCTTCTCTGCTGAAAAAATTCGCAGATTAATCTTCCTTTACAATCAAGTAATTTAGTTGAAGCCGGTGGTTGATAATTTTTGATTTCTTCAGGAGAAGGTAATCCGGTTCGCAAACGGAAAATTCCCGCGAAAATTATTCCACAAATAAAAGACAAAAGAATAATAATTAATAAAAAGATATTTCGAACTTTTTTTCTAAATTTAGTTGATTTCATATGGCAATTATAATTTTATAAATAATAAATGTCAACGATTGTTAAGAACAGAAGGCATCAAGAATTTTGTGTAAATTCTTTTTTCTTCCATTAGGTATGTTCCCCTTTTTATTACTGTCCATCGAAGGATATACTTTATTTTTAACATACCAATCCTAAATTTACACAAAATATTATACATTACCTAAGAGGACAGATTAGACTCTGCTAATATTTAAGTAAAACTATGGAAAAAAAGATTGATTATGAAATTTCCTGATTTTTTAGCCTTGACTTTTCCTAAGTGTTTTGTTTTACTTATTTATGCCTTGGACAATTATTGTTAAACAAAGATTTAGTGCTGCACACTATCTTAAAGACTATAGTGGGAAATGTGAGGAATTACACGGTCACAACTATTTAATTGTTGTTCATATTACGAGTTCAAAAATACCAAAATCTGGGATGCTTTATGATTTTAGAGAAATTAAGGAGTATTTAAAAACAATCCTGCCGGACCACAAATGTTTAAATGATATCTATAAGTTTAATCCGACCACAGAAAATTTAGCAAAACACTTTTATGATAAGATTAAGAAGAAATATCCGGTTACCAAAGTAGAAATTTGGGAAGATGAGAATCAAGGCAGTTCTTATGTGCCGGGCATTCACAAAAAATAATCAACCTTTGACTAGCGCGGTTATTACTTTCATATTTTTTAAGTCTTCTTTGTCGTTAGTCCTGGGAGTTTCCATAATTCCAGGTAGATGTTTCAGTAAAGGATGATTAACAATATTTTTAAATCCGTCTAAACCAATTTTACCTTCACCAATATGCCAATGCCGGTCGATTCTTGAACCCAAATCAGTTTTAGAATCGTTGAGATGAAGGAGATATAATCTTTTTAAGCCGATAAGTTCATCAAATTCTCTTAAGGTTTTATCTAAACCTGATTTAGTATGAATTGGATAACCAGCTTCAAAGATATGGGCAGTATCTATCACAACGCCCAATCGGTTTTTATCGTCAAGATTATCCAAGATTGTTTTTATCTGAATAAAGTTATAACCGATTTCTGAACCCATACCTGAGGTGTTTTCTAAAAGTAGGATTATAGAATTTTTGACTTTGTTGAGTGCTTGATTGATGCCATCACACACTCTTTTTAAGGCCTCAGTTTCTGAAGATGACATTCGACTGCCAATATGCATAATTAGGAATTGCGCAGATAAAGTTTCGGTTCGTTCTAATTCAGTGATAAGTGAACTAAGGGATTTTTTGAATAATTCTTTATCTGGCGTGGCTAAATTAGGTAAATAGGGCATATGAACATAGATTGGACTGAGGTTGGCTTCAGCAATTTTCTGTTGGAATTCTTTTATATCATCTTTATCTAAAGGCGGATACTCCCAACCGCGAGGATTTCGGGAAAATAGTTGAATTGTTTGACAATGTTTTTTTAAGGCACGGTCAACAACTTTACGAAAACCGCCCGCAATTGAGATATGAAACCCAAATCGCATTTACTTGTAATTCAGGTTAGTGAAAGCCAAATCAAAAGATTGTCTTATTCTCCTTTTTCTTTGTCGTTAAGTTTTTCTTTTTTATATCCTTTGGGTGGCTCAAATAGTGAAGGTGACAGTTCTTCTTGTCGAATCTCTTTAATTTCGTAGGAACTGAGGAGTTTACCTTTTTCCTGCTCGACAATTTTTATTGGAACACCCCAATACATATTATCTCTCTTCTCGGTTTCCACCGGCTGGAATTTAAATGCAAAATCTTTAGCGATTTGTTCAAAAAATACTTTCATTTTATCAAATACTTTAATATTTTCTAATTTTAGACCGATTTTTTCCCAATCAGTGGACCAGAGTTCTATGACCTTTTGGTCATTAATAGAACCAACATATTTATCGCAAAGCCATTGATTAACTTTTTCGCCACCGGAAACTTTTTTGAAAACTATGTTGGTCTTTTCTGCAGTTTGTTTTTTCATCATCTCTTCCATCTTTTTTCGCTGGTCTGATGGTAGATTTTTTAGGGCTTGCTCAATAGCACTGGTGGCATCTTTCATCATTTCTTGCATCTTTGCCAAATCTTCTTTGGTTAATTCTGTATAAGATTTTTTCTTATTATCAATTATCCAAAAGATTTCTTTGTCGCCGCGAAAGATTGTTGCGATATCTAATTTCTCTGCCTTTGCATCTATCCGAATACATTCTTTACTAAGATATGTGGTTTGAATCAAAGGCTTTTCTTTTGGTTTGGTTAAATCTTGCATCTGAGCGGTCATTACAATATCTGCATAGATTAAATTTATAATTGTAATAAGACAGATAAGGCTGGTTTTTATTAATTTCATTTTTCCTCCAACAAATATAAAATATCTATACTATAAATCTAAAATCGTTAATTGTCAACTACGGATGGCTAAATTTACAAGTATTATCCAAGATTTTTAAACTGATAAATGATTTTTGTTTTATAAAAAATCCCCGGGTTTTTTAGACCCGGGGATTGTAGAAATATTCAATTCTATGGTAAGGGAGCATTAGCGCGGCCGGTATTTCTGATGTCGTGGCGGAATTTAGGCCAAGGTGAGGTTGTTGATAAACCAGGTACCATTCCTTTAATGGCAAAAACTCCACCGCCATTAGATGAAGCAACATAGATTGTGCCATCAGGACCGATTGTGGGAGAAGGTTGGAAGACATCAAATTTTGACTGCTTGGTATGTCGGAAAGAAGATTTCTTGGCTGAAGCAAGTGTGACTTGCCAGAGGATATTACCGGATTGACTGACGCCAAAAACTTTGTCTTCATTAGTATAAACAATGATTGTACCATTTGAAGCAATCGCCGGAGTAGAAGAAATGTCTTCATCACTTAATTGAACTGGAAACCCAGAAACTGCTGTGCCTGTAGGAGTAACTCCATAAAGTTTACCATCATCGCATCCGAAATAAATATTATTATCGGTTCCAACTACTGGTGAAGAACGAATACCGTCACCTGCTTGATAAGGAGAAGGCCAAAGTGGAGTTCCAGTTGAGGTGCTTAAAGCATATAGATAACCGTCTTCAGTGCCAACATACACCCGGTCAGAGACAATTGTTGGAGATGACTGAACGCTGATGCCAATTCGGCGTCGCCATTGAAGTTGGCCATTGGAATTTAGTTTTGTGACATAACCAGAATCATCACCAAAGTAAACAAAACCTTGCGCATCAATTGCCGGCGAAGATGCAATTTCTAATTTTGCGTAGTATCTTTTAATGGTATCTGAACTTGAACCATTATCACGAAGCACATATAAGAAGCAGTCATCACAACCGACAAATATTCTACCATCTGCACCAATCGCGGCAGATGAGCCATACTCATTAAAAGTTAGACCATCATACGAACTATCTGGATAGCGCCAACGCGTCGTACCACTAGTGGAAACACAATAGAGTTCACCTTCTTCACTACCACAATAAATCTTTCCTAAACTTTGGTTAACTGCTGGTGTCGCGTTGATTGATACTTCTTCATAATTGGGATATCCAGCAGAAACAGTTGCTTCTCGCCAGGCTTGGGTGCCGTCTTCAGGTTTAATTGCATAAAAGAAACCATCTTGAGCACCAATAAATATCCGCCAACGATTAGAAGCATCTAAGCCTAATGCTGGTGAACTGGTAAAAGGATATTCATCAGGAATTTGAAATTCCCAGCCAACAACAATGGCTATAAATGGTGGTGTGGTATCAGACAATGCACCTAATTTATTTCGGGCAATTGCTCTAATTATATAAGTATCCGGTCGTGTCGTAGGAACTGGAAAATTAATCGAATCTCTGAATATGGAACCAGTGTATTTCCGAGGAAGCCAGGACCTTAGGGTATATGTTGTCGCATTGGGTTTGCGATACATAAATCTTACTTGCACACTTTCTGTAACCGCATCAAAGGCTCTTGTGGTAAAAGGTATATAACGATAAGGTGATACACTGCGAGCAAAAGTCGCAAATGGCGACGGACCAGGCCCAATTATTGTGTCAATTGTTGGACGAATCGCACCCTGAGTAATAACTACTAATTGCACTGGCGGTGCAGTATCCGAATAATTATTTCGGCTATCTTTGGCAACTGCTCGGATAATATATGTGTCAGTTGAGGTAGTGGTAAAAGTTATTGTGTCTTCAAATGTTGAGCCAGATGGTAAATAACTCCGCCAACTTCTTGATGTCCAGGTTGTAATATTTTTCTTGCGATGCATAAATCGGACTTGCACGGAATCTGAACTATAAGCCATAACAGAAAAATAGACATATGCTCCAGAAATAATAACTTCATCACTTGCGGTAATTGTTGAAATGCTCGGACCCTGAGTATATAACTTTACTGCTTTAGATGTATCAGATTCTTTTCCTTTGGTATCAATAGCAATGGCTCGAACAATATAGGTATCTGGTGTATTAAAGGTAATAGTAGTTGTAAATGTTGCTGGTGATGGTGCTGGTCCTTGTCGTATTAAAGTATCGTAGGATGTAGCGGTTTTCTTTTTATACATAAATTTAACATAAACAGAGTCAGT
This DNA window, taken from candidate division WOR-3 bacterium, encodes the following:
- a CDS encoding PQQ-binding-like beta-propeller repeat protein, whose amino-acid sequence is MILKKKSTIYPIFLLLIFCAIALIVLPISCKKKNRAPEKPTLTGPSSTYDGKMEIYTAKAKDPDKNEVRFIFNWGEGYVDTSDYVASEEEYQTGYAFQSPGLKTIKVIAQDIKGATSPESDPLSVTVQVNYKPTVDSVITLTPPDSFMAGYPIRFSTTARDTTDSVYVKFMYKKKTATSYDTLIRQGPAPSPATFTTTITFNTPDTYIVRAIAIDTKGKESDTSKAVKLYTQGPSISTITASDEVIISGAYVYFSVMAYSSDSVQVRFMHRKKNITTWTSRSWRSYLPSGSTFEDTITFTTTSTDTYIIRAVAKDSRNNYSDTAPPVQLVVITQGAIRPTIDTIIGPGPSPFATFARSVSPYRYIPFTTRAFDAVTESVQVRFMYRKPNATTYTLRSWLPRKYTGSIFRDSINFPVPTTRPDTYIIRAIARNKLGALSDTTPPFIAIVVGWEFQIPDEYPFTSSPALGLDASNRWRIFIGAQDGFFYAIKPEDGTQAWREATVSAGYPNYEEVSINATPAVNQSLGKIYCGSEEGELYCVSTSGTTRWRYPDSSYDGLTFNEYGSSAAIGADGRIFVGCDDCFLYVLRDNGSSSDTIKRYYAKLEIASSPAIDAQGFVYFGDDSGYVTKLNSNGQLQWRRRIGISVQSSPTIVSDRVYVGTEDGYLYALSTSTGTPLWPSPYQAGDGIRSSPVVGTDNNIYFGCDDGKLYGVTPTGTAVSGFPVQLSDEDISSTPAIASNGTIIVYTNEDKVFGVSQSGNILWQVTLASAKKSSFRHTKQSKFDVFQPSPTIGPDGTIYVASSNGGGVFAIKGMVPGLSTTSPWPKFRHDIRNTGRANAPLP
- a CDS encoding deoxyribonuclease IV; the encoded protein is MRFGFHISIAGGFRKVVDRALKKHCQTIQLFSRNPRGWEYPPLDKDDIKEFQQKIAEANLSPIYVHMPYLPNLATPDKELFKKSLSSLITELERTETLSAQFLIMHIGSRMSSSETEALKRVCDGINQALNKVKNSIILLLENTSGMGSEIGYNFIQIKTILDNLDDKNRLGVVIDTAHIFEAGYPIHTKSGLDKTLREFDELIGLKRLYLLHLNDSKTDLGSRIDRHWHIGEGKIGLDGFKNIVNHPLLKHLPGIMETPRTNDKEDLKNMKVITALVKG
- a CDS encoding DUF4412 domain-containing protein; this encodes MKLIKTSLICLITIINLIYADIVMTAQMQDLTKPKEKPLIQTTYLSKECIRIDAKAEKLDIATIFRGDKEIFWIIDNKKKSYTELTKEDLAKMQEMMKDATSAIEQALKNLPSDQRKKMEEMMKKQTAEKTNIVFKKVSGGEKVNQWLCDKYVGSINDQKVIELWSTDWEKIGLKLENIKVFDKMKVFFEQIAKDFAFKFQPVETEKRDNMYWGVPIKIVEQEKGKLLSSYEIKEIRQEELSPSLFEPPKGYKKEKLNDKEKGE
- a CDS encoding PBP1A family penicillin-binding protein, producing MKSTKFRKKVRNIFLLIIILLSFICGIIFAGIFRLRTGLPSPEEIKNYQPPASTKLLDCKGRLICEFFQQRRTPVPLNQIPQMLKDALIIVEDKRFYSHWGIDIIRFFGATLRNLKSLRFAQGASTITQQLARNMFLTQEKTISRKIKEALLAFELERNYSKDEILELYLNQVYFGHGVYGVEAAAQTYFNKSVKDLTLPECALIAALPKAPHLYSPYVNPSAALKRRNLFLRMLYKNKKISQTQLEKALSAPLGVLPKTGFKNEAPYFVEEIRKYLSTRYGDDFIYKSGATVYTTLDLDMQQSANQALLTNLERIEKDYNLPHKKLRYDSLVTKDTLLKPNYLQGALVAIDPKTGYIRAMVGGRDFRQSPFNRATQAKRQAGSAFKPFVYTAAIDQGFTPADLELDEPFSITIPGVPEPYVPVNFDHRFMGKMTLRRALALSRNVVAVRLISKISPEVVVQYATRMGINTRLQPVYSLALGSCDVSLIDMTSAFCVLADGGYKTKPIYILKITDADGHTIEENTIEITPVINSNVAYVVTNMLKSVIDEGTGYAIRKLGFSYPAAGKTGTTDDYTDTWFIGYTPDCVCGIWVGYDQKKTIFHNATGGGVAAPIWADFMNGISNIISGSDFPMPDSVTTMPVCDLTGLLATSRCPKVRNEVFISGHEQKNECLYHKKGEPLHEFQAPDYKATEGF
- the queD gene encoding 6-carboxytetrahydropterin synthase QueD produces the protein MPWTIIVKQRFSAAHYLKDYSGKCEELHGHNYLIVVHITSSKIPKSGMLYDFREIKEYLKTILPDHKCLNDIYKFNPTTENLAKHFYDKIKKKYPVTKVEIWEDENQGSSYVPGIHKK